One window from the genome of Pyrobaculum ferrireducens encodes:
- the porB gene encoding pyruvate synthase subunit PorB, with product MKVYYKTLRDLPREELFAPGHRMCAGCGAAIAMRWITKVVGPNAVIANATGCVEVTTTPYPETAWMHPYIHVAFENSAAVASGVEAAIKTLRRKGLWDAGDTKVVVIAGDGGTYDIGLQSLSGMLERRHGVLYILYDNEAYMNTGIQRSGSTPKYAWTTTTPVGAAVRGKIQWKKDIMGIVMAHRVPYAATASISHILDMTNKIKTALEYTTEGPTFLHIFAPCVPGWRYPENKTVEVARLAVETGYFPLYEWDHGKLRLNPPSNSHIDKTKRKPLKEFLKLQGRFAHLTEEEIAELEKELDAYWQYLAKLQTL from the coding sequence ATGAAGGTGTACTACAAGACTCTGAGAGATCTGCCGCGGGAGGAGCTCTTCGCGCCTGGCCACAGGATGTGCGCCGGGTGCGGCGCCGCCATCGCCATGAGGTGGATAACCAAGGTCGTCGGACCCAACGCGGTGATTGCAAACGCGACTGGGTGTGTGGAGGTGACCACTACGCCGTATCCCGAGACGGCGTGGATGCACCCCTACATCCACGTGGCGTTTGAAAACTCCGCCGCCGTGGCGTCGGGCGTGGAGGCCGCAATAAAGACGCTGAGGAGGAAGGGGCTGTGGGACGCCGGAGACACTAAGGTGGTGGTCATCGCGGGGGACGGCGGCACCTACGACATCGGGCTCCAGTCCCTCAGCGGGATGCTGGAGAGGAGACACGGCGTCCTCTACATACTCTACGACAACGAGGCCTATATGAACACGGGCATACAGCGCAGCGGCTCCACGCCCAAATACGCCTGGACCACCACCACCCCCGTAGGCGCCGCCGTGAGAGGCAAAATCCAGTGGAAAAAAGACATCATGGGCATCGTAATGGCCCACAGAGTCCCATACGCCGCCACCGCCAGCATATCCCACATCTTAGACATGACAAACAAGATCAAGACCGCGCTGGAGTACACGACGGAGGGCCCCACATTCCTCCACATCTTCGCCCCCTGCGTCCCCGGCTGGAGGTACCCCGAAAACAAGACAGTGGAGGTGGCGAGACTGGCCGTAGAGACGGGCTACTTCCCCCTCTACGAGTGGGACCACGGCAAGCTGAGGCTAAACCCCCCAAGCAACAGCCACATAGACAAGACAAAGAGAAAGCCGCTCAAAGAGTTCCTCAAACTACAAGGCAGATTCGCCCACCTCACAGAAGAGGAAATCGCCGAGCTCGAAAAAGAACTAGACGCCTACTGGCAGTACCTAGCCAAACTACAAACACTCTAA
- a CDS encoding nucleotidyltransferase domain-containing protein translates to MRKLFLKSHAEVEEWIKSLCAGGYTVVLFGSRARGEARIDSDWDLVVIGRSPPGEPPNDLAQVHFATPEDAAAEVERFNTVFVDAFYEGRLLCGDSELFQKLRELVLKKTQGLVKTRDGWVPAQLRR, encoded by the coding sequence TTGAGAAAACTCTTTCTTAAGTCGCATGCCGAGGTAGAGGAGTGGATTAAGTCGCTGTGCGCAGGGGGGTACACCGTGGTGCTCTTCGGATCCAGGGCGAGGGGAGAGGCGAGGATTGACAGCGACTGGGATCTCGTAGTGATTGGCAGATCCCCGCCTGGGGAGCCTCCTAACGACTTGGCGCAGGTTCACTTCGCCACGCCGGAGGACGCGGCCGCCGAGGTGGAGAGATTCAACACAGTGTTTGTAGACGCCTTCTACGAGGGGCGTCTCCTATGTGGAGACTCCGAGCTGTTTCAAAAACTTAGAGAACTTGTTCTGAAGAAGACCCAGGGGCTAGTCAAGACCCGCGACGGCTGGGTGCCCGCGCAACTCCGCCGCTAA
- a CDS encoding HEPN domain-containing protein, with amino-acid sequence MAERWFRRGERYKALAYEFYQRGLYPEACFFAQQAAEFLLNGRLIEATGSRPYTHSIYHLVKMLFEALGAELEEGVARCAKYLTEQYIGSRYPDARMLDYDRWDAEQCIKCLEEVWRSVEKTLS; translated from the coding sequence GTGGCTGAGCGGTGGTTTAGGCGGGGTGAGAGGTATAAAGCCCTTGCGTATGAGTTCTACCAGCGGGGGCTTTACCCAGAGGCGTGTTTCTTCGCTCAGCAAGCCGCCGAATTTCTCCTAAATGGGAGGCTTATAGAAGCCACCGGATCGAGGCCGTATACGCATTCCATCTACCACCTCGTTAAAATGCTGTTTGAGGCCCTGGGGGCGGAGCTTGAGGAGGGGGTTGCGAGGTGCGCCAAGTATCTCACGGAGCAGTACATCGGTAGCCGCTACCCAGACGCGAGAATGCTTGACTACGACAGGTGGGATGCTGAGCAATGTATAAAATGTCTTGAAGAGGTTTGGAGAAGTGTTGAGAAAACTCTTTCTTAA
- a CDS encoding DUF3536 domain-containing protein — MIVFHLHLYQPERADPWLELILPEPSASPYRHWNERVSRECYEPNAELGNYGWVSFDVGPPLMNWLRAHRPLVYKALLEADKAGLERWGHGNALAHPYYHVILPLVPRRDRDVLIYWGVEYFKRVFKRSPEGMWLPEMAVDLETLEALVDSGIYYTVLTQSQVKGRRAGGPYKVVLPSGRSIAVFVRDEELSNALAFSGFEKFGELLKGTSGDVVVALDGETFGHHIKGGDKMLAHFIEARRGELGNLGALYERGYRGEVEIVERTSWSCPHGLGRWSRDCGCDGPAPWREGLRRLVDWVGEVVDRAFEERMGPGGWGLLREYINVLLGGDNSGYTTEQLRLLEAQRAKLAANTSDAWFFARVGIEFGIAVKWALRAVELVGDDRAMEEFYKRLEELVANGKTAAFFCPRLRGPAMAAAMYLALSTSGHSPERVGPYLIKPLNDEFEVFDTRTREAFRFRHDLLWGVVKSV, encoded by the coding sequence GTGATTGTTTTTCATCTCCATCTCTACCAGCCGGAGAGGGCGGATCCGTGGCTTGAGCTCATACTGCCGGAGCCCTCCGCCTCGCCCTACAGGCACTGGAACGAGAGGGTTTCGAGGGAGTGCTACGAGCCCAACGCCGAGCTGGGGAACTACGGCTGGGTTAGCTTCGACGTGGGCCCCCCTCTGATGAACTGGCTCAGGGCGCACAGGCCCCTTGTCTACAAGGCGTTGCTGGAGGCGGATAAGGCGGGGCTGGAGAGGTGGGGGCACGGCAACGCCCTGGCGCATCCCTACTACCACGTAATTCTGCCCCTAGTCCCCAGGAGGGATAGGGACGTCTTGATCTACTGGGGGGTGGAGTACTTCAAGAGGGTTTTCAAGAGGAGCCCCGAGGGGATGTGGCTGCCGGAGATGGCGGTGGATCTGGAGACTCTGGAGGCGCTGGTGGACAGCGGCATCTACTACACGGTGCTCACCCAGAGCCAGGTGAAGGGGCGCCGCGCTGGCGGGCCGTATAAAGTCGTCCTGCCGAGTGGTAGGAGCATCGCCGTATTCGTGAGGGACGAGGAGCTTTCCAACGCCCTGGCCTTCTCCGGATTTGAGAAGTTTGGGGAGTTGCTGAAAGGCACCTCTGGCGACGTCGTAGTTGCGCTCGACGGCGAGACCTTCGGCCACCACATAAAGGGAGGCGACAAGATGCTGGCCCACTTCATAGAGGCGAGGCGGGGCGAGCTGGGCAACCTCGGCGCCCTCTACGAGAGGGGGTACAGGGGGGAGGTGGAGATCGTCGAGAGGACGTCTTGGAGCTGCCCCCACGGGCTGGGCAGGTGGAGCCGGGACTGCGGGTGCGACGGCCCGGCGCCGTGGAGGGAGGGCCTCCGGAGGCTGGTGGACTGGGTGGGGGAGGTGGTGGACAGGGCTTTTGAGGAGAGGATGGGACCGGGCGGCTGGGGCCTCCTCAGGGAGTACATCAACGTGTTGCTGGGGGGCGACAACTCCGGCTATACCACGGAGCAGCTGCGGCTCCTAGAGGCGCAGCGGGCTAAGCTGGCGGCTAACACAAGCGACGCGTGGTTCTTCGCCCGCGTCGGGATTGAATTCGGCATCGCGGTTAAGTGGGCCCTCAGGGCCGTGGAGCTTGTAGGGGACGACAGGGCAATGGAGGAGTTTTACAAGAGGCTGGAGGAGCTTGTTGCGAACGGCAAGACCGCGGCGTTTTTCTGCCCCAGACTCAGGGGCCCCGCTATGGCGGCCGCCATGTACCTCGCGCTGTCCACCTCGGGCCACTCCCCAGAGCGGGTGGGGCCGTACCTAATTAAGCCGTTGAACGACGAGTTTGAAGTCTTCGACACGAGGACGCGCGAAGCATTCAGGTTCCGCCACGACCTTCTGTGGGGGGTCGTGAAAAGTGTATAG
- a CDS encoding MFS transporter → MRIAASYIPIFVARIGSGASAFLVVKLASGGNLEAGVVLASYPFLEAIGALIAGRWSDTLGRKKTLVIGYVVRSVAMLLLAWAFYTRGTPWLEALLNGVIGLTTAFILTSSLAMATDLTEVRNRGLGMGGFEFINLASYGVGYLLGSALYSALHGPSAYLVVALFTAAATPLFAKFLSETRPAAPEEGRLLFSVLPPSALALLPVWFALTSIIGMAMYAPRILRVGDASHGAVQHIVGRLGENLVVGLLFIGALALLGAGAIIFGRLADRWGRVKTFRLGLVGGLAALAVLNAALHTGLGPVEAIAVTAPLLFLTSAIGPSILALIGDEADIRYRGTVMGIYSVVLGLGIGVGSLLSGMVATVFHSSEINGIAAAALAVYASMTAVHIALSRTYNLAIRETAAIRAG, encoded by the coding sequence ATGAGGATTGCCGCGTCTTACATTCCGATATTTGTGGCGCGTATAGGCTCCGGGGCCAGCGCCTTTCTGGTGGTGAAGCTGGCCAGCGGCGGGAATCTGGAGGCCGGCGTGGTGCTCGCGTCGTATCCCTTCCTAGAGGCGATTGGGGCTTTGATCGCGGGGAGGTGGTCGGATACCCTCGGCCGGAAGAAGACTCTGGTAATTGGCTACGTGGTTAGGTCTGTTGCGATGTTGCTCCTGGCCTGGGCTTTCTACACCCGCGGGACTCCGTGGCTGGAGGCGTTGCTGAACGGCGTGATTGGCTTGACCACGGCTTTTATACTCACCTCCTCCCTGGCCATGGCCACCGACCTCACCGAGGTGAGGAATAGGGGGCTTGGGATGGGCGGTTTCGAGTTTATCAATCTGGCGAGCTACGGCGTTGGCTACTTGCTGGGCTCCGCCCTCTACTCCGCCCTCCACGGCCCCTCGGCGTATCTCGTCGTTGCCCTCTTCACAGCCGCGGCGACGCCTCTCTTCGCCAAGTTTCTGTCGGAGACTAGGCCGGCGGCGCCGGAGGAGGGGAGGCTTCTTTTCTCCGTGCTACCGCCATCCGCCCTGGCTCTCCTCCCCGTGTGGTTTGCCTTAACGTCGATAATCGGCATGGCGATGTACGCGCCCCGCATCCTGCGCGTGGGCGACGCCAGCCACGGCGCCGTGCAACACATAGTGGGGAGGCTTGGGGAGAATCTGGTGGTTGGCCTGCTCTTCATAGGCGCCTTGGCGCTCCTCGGGGCAGGCGCAATTATCTTCGGCAGGCTGGCGGACAGGTGGGGCCGGGTAAAGACGTTTAGGCTGGGCCTGGTGGGGGGCCTCGCCGCGCTGGCTGTTCTCAATGCGGCTCTCCACACGGGCCTCGGCCCAGTTGAGGCCATAGCCGTCACGGCGCCTCTCTTATTCCTAACGTCGGCGATTGGGCCCAGCATACTTGCGCTGATAGGAGACGAAGCCGACATTAGGTACAGAGGCACCGTGATGGGTATATACAGCGTGGTGCTCGGCCTAGGGATCGGCGTCGGTAGTCTGCTCAGCGGCATGGTGGCCACCGTGTTTCACTCCTCGGAGATAAACGGCATCGCCGCCGCGGCCTTGGCTGTCTACGCCTCGATGACTGCGGTCCACATAGCGCTGAGTCGGACGTATAATCTGGCAATTAGGGAGACCGCCGCCATTAGGGCTGGCTGA
- a CDS encoding pyridoxal-phosphate dependent enzyme — protein sequence MCLEYYRELIREGQLRVGDGEAARCLSPLFERSVAVGEEVSLAELYPRPSPHRVFNNSLELLRGGWPTPLLKISEGPGEAYAKLEWFNPFSASVKDRTVYYLLKSVEGDRIVEVSSGNVAVALAALGNVLGKRVKIYIPTAGRYVVPLLNYLGAEWQILDVSMTVEALEHLEKDIREGAVHPNQFGNDLNFVAHLKTAAEIDWQLAALGKKPDYIIAGIGTSGHASALGFYFGVRYGTKLVAVQPRDWIPGIRRVETGMKWIKLVEAEIVDISLEEALRGVREFAKRHGLLIGPSAGAVYSAYLKNSYRGVTVLVFPDSLFKYTPLLEQLSV from the coding sequence GTGTGTCTCGAATACTACAGAGAGCTGATTAGGGAGGGCCAGCTGAGGGTGGGCGATGGAGAGGCGGCGCGTTGTCTGTCTCCGCTTTTCGAGAGGAGTGTCGCCGTGGGGGAGGAGGTGTCTCTCGCAGAGCTCTACCCAAGGCCCAGCCCGCACCGCGTGTTTAACAACTCGCTTGAGTTGCTGAGGGGGGGCTGGCCCACGCCTCTTCTCAAAATCTCGGAGGGCCCCGGCGAGGCGTATGCGAAGCTGGAGTGGTTCAACCCCTTCAGCGCCAGTGTCAAGGACAGGACTGTGTATTACCTCCTGAAGTCTGTGGAGGGTGACAGAATTGTGGAGGTCTCCAGCGGAAACGTCGCCGTCGCCCTCGCGGCGCTTGGCAACGTGCTGGGGAAGAGGGTGAAGATATACATCCCTACGGCGGGGAGGTACGTCGTCCCCCTCCTCAACTACCTAGGCGCCGAGTGGCAGATACTCGACGTCTCGATGACGGTGGAGGCTCTGGAGCACCTTGAGAAGGACATTAGGGAGGGGGCGGTGCACCCAAACCAGTTCGGCAACGACCTCAACTTCGTGGCCCACCTCAAGACGGCGGCTGAGATAGACTGGCAACTCGCCGCGCTGGGGAAGAAGCCCGACTACATAATTGCGGGGATCGGCACCTCGGGCCACGCCTCGGCCCTCGGGTTCTACTTCGGCGTGAGGTACGGCACCAAGCTGGTGGCCGTGCAGCCGAGGGACTGGATTCCGGGGATTAGGAGGGTGGAGACAGGCATGAAGTGGATTAAATTAGTCGAGGCCGAGATTGTGGATATCTCTCTAGAGGAGGCCCTTAGGGGGGTTAGGGAGTTCGCCAAGAGACACGGCCTCTTAATTGGGCCAAGCGCGGGGGCCGTCTACAGCGCTTATCTAAAAAACTCCTACAGGGGGGTCACAGTGTTGGTGTTTCCCGACAGCTTATTCAAATACACGCCTCTACTGGAGCAGCTCAGCGTTTAG
- a CDS encoding helix-turn-helix domain-containing protein, whose protein sequence is MRLTPAQRLVLYYMAFEMVYHGKSWFTFEDLARGTGLATRTLRAALVALRRRGFIESYMVPGRGRRLLHRLRFDKLVPEPDLQGVYLIDAAGDVLTPDALAILSRADVVLYTDNVNLKKLESVAKRLEPFRGEVPQEGAVAVVFNSLLDWDKVAHLAPNARYICASNALDKAIGICLTCGDVDIDLRTIRIKSPGPDMDKLLLNYEVAGTITVEGCGGRKAELIVLKLRDPKR, encoded by the coding sequence ATGAGGCTTACGCCGGCGCAGAGGCTTGTGCTTTACTACATGGCTTTTGAAATGGTGTACCACGGCAAGAGCTGGTTTACTTTTGAGGACTTGGCTAGAGGCACGGGGCTGGCTACGAGAACTCTGAGGGCGGCTCTGGTGGCGCTTAGGAGGCGCGGCTTCATTGAAAGCTACATGGTACCTGGCAGGGGGAGACGCCTCCTCCACAGATTAAGATTCGACAAGCTCGTCCCCGAGCCAGATCTCCAGGGGGTGTACCTAATAGATGCCGCAGGCGACGTGCTAACTCCAGACGCCTTGGCTATTTTAAGCAGAGCAGATGTTGTTCTATACACAGATAACGTTAATTTGAAAAAGTTGGAAAGCGTTGCTAAAAGACTTGAGCCCTTTAGGGGCGAGGTGCCGCAGGAGGGGGCGGTGGCCGTTGTGTTTAACTCGCTACTCGACTGGGACAAGGTTGCCCACTTGGCGCCAAACGCGAGGTATATCTGCGCCTCCAATGCGCTAGATAAGGCTATTGGGATCTGCCTCACGTGCGGCGACGTGGATATAGACCTACGCACGATACGGATCAAGTCCCCGGGCCCCGACATGGACAAACTGTTGCTAAACTACGAAGTAGCGGGGACCATCACCGTGGAGGGGTGCGGCGGCAGGAAGGCGGAGCTGATAGTACTGAAGCTCAGGGATCCTAAACGCTGA
- a CDS encoding HesA/MoeB/ThiF family protein — MKLLDRYSRQIPVIGEEGQRRLRNTSVAVFGVGGLGTLVARYVAGGGFKKLVLVDFDTVALSDIHRQILYTTDDVGRPKAEVAARVLSAVNPEVEVVPIAEAISPDLADRVVGEVDVVVDALDNWASRHLVNAAAVRRRRPLIHGAVQEWYGHVTTVIPGETPCLEDLFGRFKALPACAAGFCPVLGPAVGVVSSIMALEVFRTALGSPALAGKLLVIDLRHMAFDTIELQRNPSCPVCGAAADK, encoded by the coding sequence ATGAAGCTTCTTGACAGGTACAGCAGACAGATTCCGGTAATAGGCGAAGAGGGGCAGAGGAGGCTTAGAAACACCTCCGTGGCGGTGTTCGGCGTGGGGGGCCTGGGCACTTTGGTTGCCCGCTACGTGGCCGGCGGGGGCTTCAAGAAGCTGGTCCTCGTGGATTTCGACACGGTGGCGCTTTCGGATATACACCGGCAGATTCTCTACACCACCGACGACGTGGGGAGGCCCAAGGCTGAGGTGGCGGCGAGGGTCCTCTCGGCGGTGAATCCCGAGGTCGAGGTGGTGCCTATTGCAGAGGCCATATCTCCAGACCTCGCGGATCGGGTCGTGGGGGAGGTCGACGTCGTGGTAGACGCCTTGGATAACTGGGCGTCGAGGCATTTGGTGAACGCCGCCGCCGTGAGGCGCAGAAGGCCTTTGATACACGGGGCGGTTCAGGAGTGGTACGGCCACGTTACCACGGTAATTCCAGGAGAGACGCCCTGCCTCGAGGATTTGTTTGGACGGTTCAAAGCACTCCCGGCGTGCGCCGCGGGGTTCTGCCCCGTCCTGGGGCCGGCCGTCGGCGTAGTTTCTTCAATAATGGCGCTGGAGGTTTTCAGAACGGCGCTGGGGTCCCCCGCGCTGGCTGGGAAGCTACTGGTGATAGACCTCAGACACATGGCCTTCGACACGATAGAGCTCCAGCGCAACCCCAGTTGCCCCGTCTGCGGTGCGGCGGCCGATAAGTAG
- a CDS encoding glycerophosphodiester phosphodiesterase, with product MDILELLRGRVVVGHRGFPARELENTIPSIEAAVRHGADVVEVDVQTTADGVVVLSHDDTLERTFGVPLNVRTSTWDEVRRVEKGRYRVPTLREALEAVAERAGLFVEVKHPEDAAAVQRVIREAGAGRWAAVISFHDDALKAVEGYKGLVYAKPPGLVVEAKKLGCQIALPRYPLATERAIALAHKLGLYVVAWTVNDPTTAAELWRRGIDGVATDDVEKIRDTKPR from the coding sequence ATGGATATCCTGGAGCTGTTGAGGGGGCGGGTGGTGGTTGGCCACAGGGGGTTCCCCGCGAGGGAGTTGGAGAACACAATCCCCTCGATAGAGGCGGCGGTTAGACACGGCGCCGATGTGGTGGAGGTGGACGTCCAGACCACGGCGGACGGCGTGGTGGTGCTCAGCCACGACGACACGCTGGAGCGCACCTTCGGCGTGCCCCTCAACGTGAGGACATCCACGTGGGATGAGGTGAGGAGGGTGGAGAAGGGCCGCTACCGGGTGCCCACGCTGAGAGAGGCCCTTGAGGCCGTGGCGGAGCGCGCCGGGCTCTTCGTCGAGGTGAAGCACCCCGAAGACGCCGCCGCCGTGCAGAGAGTAATTAGGGAGGCCGGCGCCGGGAGGTGGGCAGCCGTCATCAGCTTCCACGACGACGCTCTAAAAGCCGTGGAGGGCTACAAGGGGCTGGTATACGCCAAGCCGCCGGGCCTCGTGGTAGAGGCGAAGAAGCTGGGGTGCCAAATAGCCCTTCCCCGCTACCCCCTCGCCACAGAGAGGGCCATAGCCCTCGCCCACAAGCTGGGTCTATACGTCGTTGCTTGGACTGTCAACGACCCCACAACCGCGGCGGAGCTCTGGCGGAGAGGGATAGACGGAGTCGCCACAGACGACGTGGAGAAGATAAGAGATACAAAGCCGCGCTGA